Proteins encoded together in one Agromyces sp. 3263 window:
- the tatA gene encoding Sec-independent protein translocase subunit TatA produces the protein MWQGFTGWHALIILVVILLLFGAPKLPALARSLGQSMKILKSEVRSDKDEPAAADSAASTPAAPAAPAANTAAPDATVVTRKPDEADSGSSR, from the coding sequence ATGTGGCAAGGCTTCACCGGTTGGCACGCGCTGATCATCCTCGTGGTCATCCTGCTGCTCTTCGGCGCCCCCAAGCTCCCGGCACTCGCCCGCAGCCTCGGACAGTCGATGAAGATCCTCAAGAGCGAGGTGCGCTCCGACAAGGACGAGCCCGCCGCGGCCGACTCGGCTGCGAGCACGCCCGCGGCTCCCGCAGCGCCGGCAGCGAACACCGCTGCGCCTGACGCCACCGTCGTGACGCGCAAGCCCGACGAGGCCGATTCCGGCTCGAGTCGCTGA
- a CDS encoding WYL domain-containing protein codes for MAARSKPLKAPDKLVFLLSFVPYLLEQRVVDVAEAAAHFGMTEPEIRDAVRLIATSGLPGSTGTYQPNDLFDIDWDSFEDDDVIVIVHHVAIDDAPRLSAREAAALMAGLQYLSAAPEGAGSASLASLRAKLAAGASAAPSRLAVAETEADASLALIREAVAEGRQLEFDYLNARGERGRRRADPLRIISQDADWYLQAYCHTREDVRNFRVDRMSDLLLTDEPIGDHSDRAVPDTLFQGSDSDLDVVVDVSPATLPLLADYLADASAREVDGRLRVTLRLAHVHGLKRLVAGLPGLVTVVAPAEARAAVAEWAAAGLAGYPTPDSEQSVGPAERPRAPGSDGS; via the coding sequence ATGGCTGCGCGCAGCAAGCCGCTGAAGGCACCCGACAAGCTCGTGTTCCTGCTCTCGTTCGTGCCCTACCTGCTCGAGCAGCGCGTCGTCGACGTCGCCGAGGCCGCGGCGCACTTCGGCATGACCGAGCCGGAGATCCGCGACGCCGTGCGCCTCATCGCCACGTCGGGCCTTCCCGGCTCCACGGGCACCTACCAGCCGAACGACCTCTTCGACATCGACTGGGACTCCTTCGAGGACGACGACGTGATCGTGATCGTGCATCACGTGGCGATCGACGACGCACCGCGGCTCTCAGCGCGAGAGGCCGCGGCGCTCATGGCGGGCCTGCAGTACCTCTCCGCGGCGCCAGAGGGGGCGGGCAGCGCCTCGCTGGCCTCCCTCCGCGCGAAGCTCGCCGCCGGAGCCTCCGCCGCCCCCAGCCGGCTCGCGGTCGCCGAGACCGAGGCCGACGCGTCGCTGGCGCTCATCCGCGAGGCGGTGGCCGAGGGGCGCCAGCTCGAGTTCGACTACCTGAACGCGCGTGGCGAGCGCGGCCGCCGTCGCGCGGATCCGCTGCGCATCATCTCGCAGGACGCGGACTGGTACCTGCAGGCGTACTGCCACACGCGGGAGGACGTGCGCAACTTCCGCGTCGACCGCATGAGCGACCTGCTGCTGACCGACGAGCCGATCGGCGACCACTCCGACCGCGCGGTCCCCGACACGCTCTTCCAGGGTTCCGACTCCGACCTCGACGTCGTGGTCGACGTGTCGCCGGCCACGCTGCCGCTGCTCGCCGACTACCTCGCCGACGCGAGCGCCCGCGAGGTCGACGGCAGGTTGCGCGTGACCCTGCGGCTGGCGCACGTGCACGGGCTCAAGCGCCTCGTCGCGGGGCTGCCGGGGCTCGTCACGGTCGTCGCGCCGGCCGAGGCGCGTGCGGCCGTGGCGGAGTGGGCGGCGGCGGGCCTCGCCGGCTATCCGACGCCGGATTCCGAGCAGAGCGTGGGTCCGGCAGAGCGGCCGAGGGCGCCCGGCTCCGACGGCTCCTGA
- a CDS encoding WYL domain-containing protein, translating into MSGASRKGEPRIPVEDRLFSLVLALLATETGLLKSEILSSVRGYAERYDESGQNANLERQFERDKDDIRELGIPLETVESPDRPGDNQALRYRIPKGRYDLPEEVRFTPDELALLGLAAEVWREASLSADSQRALTKLRSLGIEPREPVIGYAPRLRVRDAAFEPLRQALDRRQTVRFRYFKPGEGAPSERTVDPLAVVLHEGRWHLHAYDHDARAPRTFLLSRIVGGVEPLPGRTFEAPPPDIQDRILAELDEVRLGNAADLAVTAGSDAEVRLGKRAVLRDEDAGVIRLHYTDAAVFADELAAYGPEVRVIAPASLRDEVRDRLAAVAAAHRDGGAS; encoded by the coding sequence GTGTCGGGTGCATCGCGCAAGGGTGAGCCGAGGATCCCGGTCGAAGATCGGCTCTTCAGCCTGGTGCTCGCGCTGCTCGCCACCGAGACGGGCCTGCTGAAGTCCGAGATCCTGTCGTCGGTGCGCGGCTACGCCGAGCGCTACGACGAATCCGGGCAGAACGCCAACCTCGAGCGCCAGTTCGAGCGCGACAAGGACGACATCCGGGAGCTCGGCATCCCGCTCGAGACGGTCGAGTCTCCCGACCGACCGGGCGACAACCAGGCGCTGCGTTATCGCATCCCGAAGGGCCGGTACGACCTTCCCGAAGAGGTGCGGTTCACCCCAGACGAGCTGGCACTGCTCGGCCTCGCGGCCGAGGTGTGGCGCGAGGCGTCACTCTCCGCCGACTCGCAGCGGGCGCTCACCAAGCTGCGGTCGCTCGGCATCGAGCCCCGCGAGCCCGTCATCGGCTACGCCCCGCGACTCCGCGTGCGCGACGCGGCGTTCGAGCCGCTTCGGCAGGCGCTCGACAGGCGGCAGACGGTGCGGTTCCGCTACTTCAAGCCCGGCGAGGGCGCTCCGAGCGAGCGCACGGTCGACCCCCTGGCCGTGGTGCTCCACGAGGGGCGCTGGCACCTGCACGCCTACGACCACGACGCCCGGGCGCCCCGCACCTTCCTGCTCTCGCGCATCGTCGGCGGCGTCGAGCCGTTGCCCGGGCGAACCTTCGAGGCACCGCCGCCCGACATCCAGGACCGCATCCTCGCCGAGCTCGACGAGGTGCGGCTCGGCAACGCCGCAGACCTCGCGGTCACGGCGGGCAGTGACGCGGAGGTCCGGCTGGGCAAGCGGGCCGTGCTGCGCGACGAGGACGCCGGCGTGATCCGGTTGCACTACACGGATGCCGCGGTGTTCGCCGACGAGCTGGCGGCCTACGGCCCCGAGGTCCGGGTGATCGCCCCGGCCTCACTGCGCGACGAGGTGCGCGATCGCCTCGCCGCCGTCGCCGCCGCCCACCGCGACGGAGGAGCGTCATGA
- a CDS encoding FKBP-type peptidyl-prolyl cis-trans isomerase: MRSSLALIATAGLVAVALSGCTPAPAAPEATSGRSSDAVVVKGDFGDAPKVEFPAPLAPDETQCTEVIAGDGAKLQDGQQALIGLAVYNGTTGETVQEPTGFGDEDPIALTVSDATLPGLRKALTCGSEGSRVAVVVPAEDAFGDQGNESIGIGADDSLVFVIDVKRALPSRADGAPQLSRDGFPAVVLAPDGRPGITVPKSDPPVKDEIAVEVLKKGSGEVVEDGDSVVVQYTGVLWDDNSVFDSTWTTADEGNQQPGPKTFVVSTGDDAQVIPGFSNAIIGQTVGSQIGVIVPSSQGYGDQGNDKVPAGSTLFFVIDILGVV; the protein is encoded by the coding sequence GTGCGCTCGTCACTCGCGCTCATCGCCACCGCCGGCCTCGTCGCCGTGGCCCTCTCCGGCTGCACGCCGGCGCCGGCAGCTCCCGAGGCGACCTCGGGGCGGTCCTCCGACGCCGTCGTGGTGAAGGGCGACTTCGGCGACGCGCCGAAGGTGGAGTTCCCGGCGCCGCTCGCGCCCGACGAGACGCAGTGCACCGAGGTCATCGCGGGTGACGGCGCGAAGCTGCAAGACGGCCAGCAGGCCCTCATCGGCCTCGCCGTCTACAACGGCACCACGGGCGAGACCGTGCAGGAGCCGACGGGCTTCGGCGACGAGGACCCGATCGCGCTCACCGTGTCGGACGCCACGCTTCCGGGGTTGCGCAAGGCGCTCACCTGCGGCAGCGAGGGCTCGCGGGTCGCGGTCGTCGTGCCCGCCGAGGACGCCTTCGGCGACCAGGGCAACGAGTCGATCGGCATCGGCGCCGACGACAGCCTCGTGTTCGTCATCGACGTGAAGCGCGCGCTGCCGTCCCGGGCCGACGGCGCACCCCAGCTCTCCCGTGACGGGTTCCCGGCCGTGGTGCTCGCACCCGACGGCCGCCCCGGCATCACCGTGCCGAAGTCCGACCCGCCCGTGAAGGACGAGATCGCGGTCGAGGTGCTGAAGAAGGGCTCCGGCGAGGTCGTCGAGGACGGCGACTCCGTGGTCGTGCAGTACACGGGCGTGCTGTGGGACGACAACTCAGTGTTCGACTCCACGTGGACGACCGCGGACGAGGGCAACCAGCAGCCGGGTCCCAAGACCTTCGTGGTGAGCACCGGCGACGACGCGCAGGTCATCCCCGGGTTCTCGAACGCGATCATCGGCCAGACCGTGGGCTCGCAGATCGGGGTCATCGTGCCGTCGTCGCAGGGCTACGGCGACCAGGGCAACGACAAGGTGCCCGCCGGTTCCACGCTCTTCTTCGTCATCGACATCCTGGGTGTCGTCTGA
- a CDS encoding tRNA (adenine-N1)-methyltransferase: MSESRGERSGPFRVGDRVQLTGPKGRMHTITLEPGKLFHSHKGPIAHDDLIGLPDGSVVANQVGIEYLALRPLLSDFVMSMPRGAAIVYPKDAAQILAQADIFPGATVVEAGVGSGALSLWLLRGIGPSGRLLSFERREEFAEVARGNVATFHGYDPENWSITLGDLALALPEAAPAASVDRVVLDMLAPWECIDVVSDALKPGGVLLCYIATATQLSRVAEAIRATGEYTEPQSTETMVRGWHVQGLAVRPDHRMIAHTGFLLTARRLAPDTVLPELKRRPSKTEFSDEDVEAWTPGALGERAVSAKALRKRVRAADAAAERSRATDTDPAGEAL; the protein is encoded by the coding sequence GTGAGCGAGAGCCGAGGCGAGCGCAGCGGGCCGTTCCGGGTCGGCGACCGCGTGCAGCTGACCGGCCCCAAGGGCCGGATGCACACCATCACCCTCGAGCCGGGCAAGCTGTTCCACTCGCACAAGGGCCCGATCGCGCATGACGACCTCATCGGCCTGCCCGACGGCTCGGTCGTCGCCAACCAGGTCGGCATCGAGTACCTCGCCCTGCGCCCCCTGCTCAGCGACTTCGTCATGTCGATGCCGCGGGGCGCGGCGATCGTGTACCCGAAGGACGCCGCGCAGATCCTCGCGCAGGCCGACATCTTCCCCGGCGCCACCGTGGTCGAGGCGGGCGTCGGCTCGGGCGCCCTGTCGCTCTGGCTGCTCCGCGGCATCGGCCCCTCCGGCCGGTTGCTGTCGTTCGAGCGCCGCGAGGAGTTCGCCGAGGTCGCGCGCGGCAACGTCGCCACCTTCCACGGCTACGACCCCGAGAACTGGTCCATCACGCTCGGGGACCTGGCGCTGGCGCTGCCCGAGGCGGCGCCCGCGGCATCCGTCGACCGCGTCGTGCTCGACATGCTCGCTCCCTGGGAGTGCATCGACGTCGTGTCCGATGCGCTGAAGCCCGGCGGCGTGCTGCTCTGCTACATCGCGACCGCCACCCAGTTGTCGCGGGTCGCCGAGGCGATCCGCGCGACGGGGGAGTACACCGAGCCGCAGTCGACCGAGACGATGGTGCGTGGCTGGCACGTGCAGGGGCTCGCGGTCCGGCCCGACCATCGCATGATCGCCCACACCGGCTTCCTCCTCACCGCCCGCCGGCTCGCGCCCGACACGGTGCTGCCCGAGCTCAAGCGGCGCCCGTCGAAGACGGAGTTCAGCGACGAGGACGTCGAGGCGTGGACGCCCGGCGCGCTCGGCGAACGGGCAGTGAGCGCCAAGGCGCTGCGCAAGCGGGTGCGAGCAGCGGATGCCGCGGCCGAGCGCTCGCGAGCGACCGACACCGATCCCGCAGGCGAAGCCTTGTAG
- a CDS encoding HAD family phosphatase, giving the protein MTTRLPAAVLWDMDGTLVDTERYWMAAEEELVESFGGRWTHEDALGLVGSGLWEAAAVFQAAGVDLDADTIVARLTARVQEQLAEHGVPWRPGARELLEALRQASVPTALVTMSVRSMADDVVRAIPFEAFDVIVTGDAVEHAKPHPEPYLAAAEALGVDVRDCVAIEDSPAGLTSAWSAGAVTVGVPNILDLAEAPAHVLWQTLADKSVSDVASLLEVREARA; this is encoded by the coding sequence GTGACCACTCGCCTTCCCGCCGCCGTCCTCTGGGACATGGACGGAACCCTCGTCGACACCGAACGCTACTGGATGGCGGCCGAGGAGGAGCTCGTCGAGTCCTTCGGGGGCCGCTGGACCCACGAGGACGCCCTCGGCCTCGTCGGCAGCGGCCTCTGGGAGGCGGCGGCGGTGTTCCAGGCGGCGGGCGTCGACCTCGACGCCGACACGATCGTGGCGCGCCTCACCGCACGCGTGCAGGAGCAGCTCGCCGAGCACGGCGTGCCCTGGCGGCCGGGCGCGAGGGAACTGCTCGAGGCGCTGCGCCAGGCATCCGTGCCCACCGCGCTCGTGACCATGTCGGTCAGGTCCATGGCCGACGACGTGGTGCGCGCGATCCCGTTCGAGGCCTTCGACGTCATCGTCACGGGCGACGCGGTCGAGCACGCGAAGCCGCACCCCGAGCCCTACCTCGCGGCGGCCGAGGCCCTCGGCGTCGACGTGCGCGACTGCGTGGCGATCGAGGACTCGCCCGCTGGACTCACTTCGGCCTGGTCCGCCGGCGCCGTCACGGTGGGGGTGCCGAACATCCTCGACCTCGCCGAGGCACCGGCGCACGTGCTGTGGCAGACCCTCGCCGACAAGTCGGTGTCGGATGTCGCGTCACTCCTCGAGGTTCGCGAGGCCCGCGCGTGA